A region from the Fusarium graminearum PH-1 chromosome 4, whole genome shotgun sequence genome encodes:
- a CDS encoding cyanate hydratase, whose amino-acid sequence MTNEGRIATLDSTIADRLPAFSKTLFDGKAAKDLSFEAIAKHLGRSEVAVAALFYGQATASSEDVEKLSEILDLPKEALAAQLTGFPNRGQAGPMPPTEPLIYRLYEIVQNYGYAYKAILNEKFGDGIMSAICFSTTVEKEVDEAGSPWVVITLKGKWLPFSRF is encoded by the exons ATGACAAACGAAGGGCGCATTGCTACTCTGGAT TCAACCATCGCCGATAGGCTTCCTGCATTCTCAAAGACACTCTTTGACGGCAAGGCCGCCAAAGACCTAAGCTTTGAGGCAATTGCAAAGCATCTAGGCCGTAGTGAAGTTGCGGTGGCAGCATTGTTCTACGGACAGGCCACCGCCTCGTctgaggatgttgagaaactATCAGAGATCCTTGACCTTCCCAAGGAGGCGTTGGCTGCCCAGCTAACAGGCTTCCCTAACCGTGGCCAGGCGGGACCCATGCCTCCTACCGAGCCTCTCATCTATCGCTTGTACGAGATCGTTCAAAATTACGGTTATGCCTATAAGGCTATCCTCAACGAGAAGTTTGGAGATGGTATCATGAGTGCAATTTGCTTCTCTACCACAGTGGAGAAGGAAGTGGATGAAGCAGGCTCACCATGGGTCGTTATCACATTGAAGGGCAAATG GCTCCCTTTCAGTCGTTTCTAG
- a CDS encoding D-3-phosphoglycerate dehydrogenase 2 encodes MAPAPQNIAGGLATGSHREVSHSWDQNAATSPLASFQSPPSLSAALPNRGAPKNLKPFNTKDIKILLLENVNVTGQEILKAQGYQVEALKTSLPEDQLIEKIRDVQVIGIRSKTKLTEKVLREATNLLVIGCFCIGTNQVDLEFAAKNGIAVFNSPFANSRSVAELVIAEIITLARQLGDRSNEMHRGTWNKVSSKCWEIRGKTLGIVGYGHIGSQLSVLAEAMGMNVIYYDVVTLMALGTASQVPTLEKLLGEADFVTLHVPDLPETRNMISTAEFEQMKTGSYLINASRGSVVDIAALIKASRSGKVAGAALDVFPSEPAANGDYFTNDLNVWGEDLRSLKNLILTPHIGGSTEEAQRAIGIEVSEALVRYINQGITLGSVNIPEVQLRSLTSDEPDTARVIFIHRNVPGVLRKVNEILGDHNVDKQISDSRGDNAYLMADISNIKYEQIKDIYDSLEGLSARVMTRILY; translated from the exons atggcgcctGCTCCTCAAAACATCGCCGGTGGCCTCGCTACTGGCTCTCACCGTGAGGTCTCTCACAGCTGGGACCAAAACGCTGCCACTTCACCGCTCGCCTCTTTCCAGTCCCCCCCCAGCCTCAGTGCTGCCCTCCCTAACCGTGGCGCGCccaagaacctcaagcccttcaacaccaaggacatcaagATTCTACTTCTCGAGAATGTCAATGTCACTGGACAAGAAATTCTGAAGGCCCAGGGCTACCAGgtcgaggctctcaagaCCTCTCTTCCTGAGGACCAGCTCATTGAGAAGATTCG CGACGTCCAAGTCATTGGTATCCGatccaagacaaagctcACCGAGAAGGTCCTCCGTGAGGCCACAaacctcctcgtcatcggcTGCTTCTGTATTGGTACCAACCAGGTCGACCTCGAGTTTGCCGCCAAGAATGGTATCGCCGTCTTCAACTCCCCCTTCGCCAACTCGCGCAGTGTCGCTGAGCTTGTCATTGCCGAGATCATCACCCTTGCCCGTCAACTCGGCGACCGATCCAACGAGATGCACCGTGGTACCTGGAACAAGGTCAGCTCCAAGTGCTGGGAGATTCGAGGCAAGACTTTGGGAATTGTCGGCTACGGTCACATTGGTTCTCAGCTGTCTGTCCTCGCTGAGGCTATGGGTATGAACGTCATCTACTACGATGTCGTTACCCTGATGGCTCTTGGTACCGCCAGCCAGGTCCCTactcttgagaagcttctgggCGAGGCCGACTTTGTCACCCTCCACGTCCCCGATCTCCCCGAGACTCGCAACATGATCTCCACTGCTGAGTTCGAGCAGATGAAGACTGGTTCTTACCTTATCAACGCCAGCCGTGGTAGCGTCGTCGACATTGCCGCTCTCATCAAGGCCAGCCGCTCCGGCAAGGTCGCTGGTGCTGCTCTTGATGTGTTCCCCTCCGAGCCCGCCGCCAACGGTGACTACTTCACCAACGACCTCAATGTCTGGGGCGAGGACCTCCGAAGCTTGAAGAACCTTATTCTGACTCCCCACATCGGTGGTAGCACCGAGGAGGCCCAGCGTGCTATCGGTATCGAGG TCAGCGAGGCTTTGGTGCGTTACATCAACCAGGGTATCACTCTGGGCAGCGTCAACATCCCCGAGGTCCAGCTGCGTTCGCTGACTTCGGACGAACCCGACACCGCTCGT GTCATCTTCATTCACCGAAACGTCCCCGGTGTGCTCCGAAAGGTCAACGAAATTCTGGGAGATCACAACGTCGACAAGCAGATTTCCGACAGTAGAGGTGACAACGCCTACCTGATGGCTGAtatcagcaacatcaagtATGAGCAAATCAAGGATATCTACGACAGCCTTGAAGGTCTTAGCG CTCGCGTCATGACCCGTATCTTGTACTAA